In Camelina sativa cultivar DH55 chromosome 17, Cs, whole genome shotgun sequence, the genomic stretch AGTGGAGAGTGGTATTAAATCAACAACTGACCTGGGTAAGTATCTTGGGATGCCGAGTATCTTCGAAGTTAGCAGGGTGGAAGGAAAGATGTTTGAGCTTTGCGGGTCGGCTAACATAAATGAGAGCTGTCTTAGGAGCGATCTCGATTCATACCATGAGTCCAAAATGGTTATTGGATGAGTTGGAGAAGGTGTCACGTTCTTTTCTTTGGGGTAGCACCTTGGAGAAACGAAAGGAACATCTTGTAGCCTGGGATAGGGTTTGTGCTCCTAAGGGTGAAGGAGGGTTGGGCATTAGGCGTATGCAAGACATGAATAAGGCGTTACTCGCTAAAGTGGGGTGGAGGTTACTGGGTGACCAGGACAGTTTATGGTCTCGTGTGCTTCGACGCAAATACCGGGTGGGGGATCTCCGGGTGGTGTACTGGTTAAAACCAAAAGGGAGTTGGTCTTCCACTTGGAGAAGTGTAGCGATTGGTATTAGAAAATTGATTTTACCAGGTCATGGTTGGGTTGTAGGTGATGGTTGACAGATTCGTTTCTGGAAGGACAAGTGGTTGTTGGAAGTGCCTATCATCAACAGAGCAGAAAATGGGATCACTGAGAGCAGAATGAATGAAATGGCAAGCGATTTATGGGAAGATGGGAGGAATTGGAGGTTGGACGAAATAGCACCTTAGGTTTCGGTGGATGTTAGGTTGAGACTCGGGGCTGTGGTTATGGATACTTTTTCTGGGGCTCGAGATAGAATATCATGGCCAAAGACGGCAAATGGACAGTTCACAGTCAAGTTGTCGTACTCTATGCTTACTCATAATCCGTGTGAGGGTCCCTAGCCTGATTGTTTTTTGACTCGTGTTTGGGGTGTTGTGGCTCCGGAGCGGGTGAAGGTTTTCTTGTGGTTGGTTGGACATCAGGCTCTAATGTCGAATTCTGAGAGGTTTCGTCGACATCTATGCGCCTCTTCGTTGTGTGAAGTTTGTAAAAGTGGAGAGGAAACTATACTTCATATATTGCGGAAATGCCTTGCGATGAATGGGGTTTGGAGGCGTCTGGTACCAGTTCAGAAACAGCCTTGGTTTTTCTCTGCGTCTTTACTTGAATGGCTTTTCACTAACTTGAATGTGGAGACATGTTCAAGGGTTTTGGTGTGGTCTACTTTGTTTAGTGTTGCGGCTTGGTGGGAGTGGAAGTGGAGACGTGGTAATGTGTTTTGGGCGTAGGGTAAATGCAGGGATAGGGTGAAGTTCCTGAAGGATTTGACTAAAGAGGTAGAACTTGCTCACAGAGCTAAGAGGTTGATAAGATCAGCTCCGGAAAGGGAGGAGAGTTTAATAGGTTGGTCTCGTCCACTGAGGGGATGGTGGAAAATGAATACTGATGGTGCTACAAGAGGGAACCCGGGTTTAGCGACTGCAGGTGGTGTCTTGTGGGATGAAACAGGGGTTTGGCAGGCGGGGTTTTTTCTTAACATTGGTGTTTGCTCAGCTCCGATGGCGGAATTTTTGGGGGTCTACTATGGTATGTGTTTGGCATGGGATAATCGAGTTGAGCGGTTGGAGTTGGAAGTGGAGAGTGAGATAGTGGTCGGCTTCTTACATACATGGATTAGTGCGACTCATCCGCTGTCTATCCTGGTACGGTTGTGCCATGACTTTATATCAAGAGACTGGGTAGTCCGGGTTACTCATGTGTATAGAGAAGCTAACCATCTTGCTGATGGGTTAGCTTCCTATGCTCTTTCTTTACAGCTTGGTTTTCATTTGTTTGAGGTTGCTCCGCCTTGTGTTGCGGTTTTACTCTCGCAGGACATTAGTGGTTATGTTACACCAGGGACTGTTTGTATTtgagtttaatttttctttaataagtTAGGGGAGTCTACTCCCTttgttctaccaaaaaaaagaaaaaaaattaaattttctaaaaatatatgctaaacaaaatatataatcatattgaGTCTAAGACATTCATGGATCTTATCGAGGATTACGAAAAAGCCTCGGATCAGAAGGTGAATCTTGATTAATCATCTATCATGATTGGGAAGAAAGTATCATCCCAAACCCTTGTTTAAAAACATGGCCGCCGAGGCCGCGGTTATCGTTCGGTGGCGGTGCTCTACCGGGATTTTAtccaaatcaattttaaaatcaagaaaataaaaaaaaaaacaatttttctgAAAATAGGATGATAGATGTTGGATCTAACATTTGGTTATTAAACAAAGTTGAGTTGAAGGAaaaatagatgaaaaatatgtatttaaatgaCTGGCAGTCATAAACTAGGGTTGCAGGTTCAAAAAAATCAGGTGGAGAAGATGacctaaaaatataaatgatgagtattatttaaaaaatgaattagaaTTTTGATGGAGGTAAACagtgttacaaaaatatatttgacgattatattacaaaaaagtttatttcaACTGTCCATTTTTTTGAGAACACAACaaatatacatgaatatgtAAGAAATATTCAAACATTCAAATTAAAGAATGGAGATTGCTTATTTAAGTCATCTCAAACGGTGGAGctaaaaacacaacaaatataCTTTATGTGAAGCTGTGATTGGCTAGGGagaaaatttttttatagatatatatatatatattatttttgtgtttggttccCATGACTCTCGTCGCTTGTCACTCAcatctctcgtctctctctctctctctatctctctcagtTTTTTGAATGAACGGCGAAAGGAAGACCAACAAATTTACAGGAGAACCCGTGGGAAACTTGGCGTCCACTGGctttatcatcatctttaatGATGATGGCACCATTGGCGACGATCGGTTCATCAAATCGGAAGCATATTGTTTAACCAAATCAGAGATTCAAGTGGCCACATCTTCGATTGTTTGGTTCAGTGATCCTTTAATCTGTTTATCTTGGTAAGAATTTATCTGATTTCAATTGTAGGTTGTCATGCATTCGGATTAATTTATGTGAAGAAATTAGGGTTCAACGAATTGAATTGACATTGATATTAGGAAAATTAGGGTGCAATGTTGTTAGAAGTTTGGGAATTGGAAATTGATCTTATTGTCTGATTACCGATAAAAAACCTTGTTTTTGATTGACAATAAGAATCAGTggttttttgtaagtttttgaTAAGTTTAAAACGATCTTCGGTTTAAAACCTCGCTTATTCTCACTTGTTTATTTCCAGTtgtttaatctatatatataaagttacctttCTTCACTCCTGGTGCTGCTACATCAGCCACTCCATTAATTTAATAAGCCTAGTTCTTTTTGACATAACCCACTAAGCAATTCCTATTcctttttttcatattttttaaaaagtccagtttcatatttctttaaaaatccAATCCATTAGTAATACATGTTTTATATGCTGTAGAAACAAAACCCTTCTCCAAGAAGCTCCACTCCGCCGTTCACTGGTGTGCGACCTGAAGTGTCCCCCTGATacacaggttttcacccagggtatcaattcctatgcagttgtagtacaaagggttattaatccaaatggttgttatgctagcagataagatttGATCAGAAcaaagcaagtcaagccaagcaataataggggttttgtctaacaacctaaggtgaacaaaaaataagaaaacaaaaagaacaaaaatcaagaacaactcGAAGTACCACACGATGCAggtgatcgagtacctgatcgggtTGGTGGTCGGGTTGatataaaaatagtaaacatcaagataagaaagctcctaaggatggggtaatcgaatcctaagtattcttgaccagtacaaatgccttacatgcctcaagcaaatatttcctagacaatgaatctctaaaactttgttaccacactctcgcactagcaacaatcaaccttgatcacttccctacccaactcttgttggagaaacatgaccaagcaggcattaaaatccgattcattattgtcagtaaacccaaactcatctaatctcttactcGGAGCGAgtgaacctctagcattggttgattcaagcatctcatctacacctctcggtggtaaaacaccctagatctaatctcaacctctcggtctgttgaaagcattaagaacacaaacataaaaggaaatctatcaaacatatacaatcaaactaaggcatcctaaccgatcaagaacacaaaatcatctattccatccctagaaactttgattcactactcagatctcatggcaaagaacataaacccagaaataataaaaattgcataatcataaagatgagaaagagataaacgttttattaaaaagaagcaatagcaaaatgtaaacagaattcaagttgaaagaagaacaaaaacatgaaaagaaatgCTAAGAAAAGAGTGGAGACGGCTCTCGCCTTCTGTCTCCCGAAAATAGGGTTAAGAGGGGATATTTATAAGGAAACAGGTTGACCTAGCCACGACAGCGGCCATGTCAGCAGGTATCCGACCATGCTACACGAGGTGGAACTCGAGCTCCCCTTCGGGTGAATGATCGGATAGGTGATCGGGTGGTTCCATTCTTCGATCTGGATGTATATACGCTTACTAAAACAGAGATAACTCTTGAACCGCACATCCGATTGGACTCAAATCACCACATTTGGAAAGAGAACTCGATATCctataactttgatgaagaacTCAGAAGCTGAATCCCACCGTAAAATCTTCATTCGAGTCGATATTTGCAGGTCTCGTCAtgaactcgaccaggtgctatGTGGTAATTATCGGGTGGTTTGGTCGGGTGCctcctttttccttcttcatgCTTCTGTGTAAACCCTGTAAATGTAACCAGTTCCTTCCTTGTGATAGCTGCAACTTGTTAAcccttctttttgctttttttaggctctaaagtacatgttttcatccaaaatgtgcaaatgcaagaatgcaacaccctaaatgacctaaaagtgaattcttacagttaatgacctaaaaatgctaagttaagggtataaataatgcaaaatatggacaaaaaaggatacTAAAAATacgtaaattagagagttatcaagaCTGTCacaaaaaggatgctaaaaacatgtaaattagagagttatcaggatcatatacatgccacaagggcaaacaatatgtcctaaacaggaccgtcacaaagaccaaacaatctgtcctcaacaggaccgtcacaaagaccatctatcccaaaggaccgtcagaAAGActatctgtcccgaaggaccgcctaaacaggcactctggctaaacagcccgccacaaaggccatctaccccgaaggaccgcctaaacaggcactctggctaaacagcccaccacaaaggccatctgtcccgaaggaccgcctaaacaagcactctggctaaacagcccgccacaaaggccacccatctggctaaacagcccgccacaaaggccacacaatgtctaaaaagactgccacacacgggcacaatgactcaaaagtccgccactaaggccacacaagcccttccaaggctctccaccgctaaaatggataaattctaactcacataaaattttccatatttagcactttccattttttggaaactttccacttttggaaacttctatttcaggaaactttctcCAAAACTCCACATCACgaaaactttgtaccccgagcaccacctcatcttgttactgagtcacACAAcaaaccaccccaagcgacagagtaacaagagagatggactggaatactccattcgtGCTCCAGGCACGGATTATAGATGGGaacaggctagacaagttcaagtcgcggcttgcttctcataccacttcttaaaccttgtcTTCATCCTcacctcaggctcccaagtctgctcctccacacaatcacagtcccaaaggactctcatcaaaggaaccttcttcttccgaagttccttaatcctcctctcgagaaccctcactcgtctcacctccaaagtcatgttagcctgaagatcttcaggaatcttagccaacaactgatcatcctcacagagacacttccgcaacatagacacatcgaaaaccttgtggaatgcaTGCAAGACCTCAGGTAACTctagtctatatgccactggtccaacccgctcaatcactctgaacggacccatatacctcggacttaacttagtctcagtcaatgacctgttcggaccctgcaacatggccaacttgaggtacactctgtctcctacctgaaactcaagatctctcctcctcctatcagcataactcctctgcctatcctgagcctccttcatgttcagcttgagaacccgaatcttctctgaggtctcctgaacaaaatctgccccatacatgctcctctcccccacctgagtccagcataacggtgtacgacacggcctcccatacaaagcctcataaggagccatcccaatactcgcctgataactgttgttgtaagcaaactttaccaggttcaggtgatctgcccaatggccatcccaatccaaaacacacatcctcagcaaatcctccaacgtctggatcgtcctctctgactgtccatctgtctggggatgataagttgtactcatatgcaccttagtgcccatctctgcctgaaatgccttccagaacaccgaagtgaacttagaatccctatcagacacaatactcgctggcaccccatgcaacctgacaatctccctcacatacttcttagccaagaccgctgctccatcagtcttcttaatggccagaaaatgtgctgacttagtcaaccggtccacaatgacccaaatagcatcaaacgtaatcgacactggcaaacccaccacgaagtccatagtaatcatatcccacttccactcaggaatgggtagactcttcagcaaaccgccaggaacctgatgctcagccttcactaggtGACACACATCgtacctcgcgacccaactagctacatccttcttcatcccgacccattGATAGTACCtgttgagatcacggtacatcttagtcgctcctggatgaatagaaaacttgctcgcatgagcctctctcagaatctcctgcctcaactcctcatccttgggcacacaaacccgactgtgcaccaagatagttccattatctgagacctgatacactgaatcaacatcctttgaggcattcaccagccccaaatcctgcTGTTGAGCCAACCGCaacctactcagaagatctgctctattaactgcttccaaacccaacggttcctatgaaacagcacacaagctcaaagcactgatctctcctaccagagactcctgagccaaagctaccctcttccgactcagatcgtctgcaaccgtgttagcctttccagggtgataggctatctccaaatcataatccgccataagctccatccaccgcctctgtctcaaattcagctcaggctgagtgaatatgtacttcaggctcttacgatctgtaaacacctttacctttgcaccataaagataagatctccaaatcttcagggcaaaaactacagcagccatctccaaatcatgagtaggatagttgccctcatgcttccgcaactgccgcgaagcataggcaatcactttcccatgctgcatcagcacacaccccaaaccaactctagatacatcagtataaaccacatagggttctccctgctcaagcaaagccaacactaccgtagtagtcaacatctccttaagggtctcaaagccctcctcacactcctgtgaccacacaaaagggacatccttccctgtcaacttagtcatagggcatGCTCTACTTgaaaaaccctgcacaaacctcctgtagtaacctgccaaaccaaggaaactcctgatctctgtgggattctgcggtctaggccaatccctgatagcctgaatcttcttcggatctacagaaaccccctctgcagaaacaatgtgacccagaaaacccatctcacgctgccaaaaactgcacttgcttaacttggcaaacaacttctgctcccgcagcttctccaaaactcccctcaaatgcactgcctGCTCCTCAGGAcacttagaatataccaggacatcatcgatgaaaatgatgacagacacgtccagaaactcctgaacgctactggtgcgttagtcaacctgaaaggcatcaccacaaactcataatgcccatacctcgtcctgaaagtcgtcttcctcacatttgcctcatctatcggtatctgaagATAAcacgacgccagatctaccttggagaaccaactAGCACCtttcaactgatccaacaactcatcgatcctaggaagagggtacttgttcttcacagtgacccggttcaaaccccgataatcgatacacaaccggaaacttccatccttcttcttcacaaacaacaccggcgctccccacggtgatacactaggacggatgaatcccttactcaacaaatcctctagctgcttcttcagcttctaccatctctgctggagccattctatAAGGAGCCTTGAATAATgacatcgtccccggttccagttcaatagtgAAAGGATCCGAacaagatggtggtaacccctgcaatgactgaaatgTTGGGATTTAAGCGGAAGaagttgagaagaagagaattgtcGGCAAGGAGAATGAGATAAAATGTTGTATTCCATAAGTGAGTATTACAAAGGTTTACATAAGACTATTTATACTAAGGGaaactagggctacaccctttaTTACAAATCGCataagagataagagataaggaAAGAGAATTGGTTCTTCCCAAGAGTGAAAGCGACCCCTCCTTGTTTTCTTAAACAAAGCACAACCCGtgactcctctctctcttctactcTAACGGCTACAAGGAGGATCTCGAACCTTCTTATGGGCTTTAATGCAACCAGTCCTCCTCACTACTCCATATATTCGTAGGTGACTCGGCCTTATAGCATAACTGTATGGACGACCAATACTTGTTCGGACTAGCATGATCACTtgtcaatactccccctcaagcttagctaGGTGAAacggctaagcttggaacccatgagagatcacctcattaaaaaccttaacatagaaaaccacatgggacaaaactatgctAAGGAAAAGAGTGTGATCTTCCATAGGTTAGGAGAGTTTCTCACGGATGTGTAGGGTCTACTAGTCCAAGCTTGCTGGAGATGTATTTGCAAATTTGATGACTAGTAGCCTTGGTGAAGATGTCGGCCAATTGGTCTTTGCTTGGAGTGTAACACGGTAAGACTACCCCTTCTTTAATCTTTTCTCGCACCTTATGACAATCTACCTCAATGTGCTTAGTTCTCTCATGGAAGACCGAGTTGGTTGCTATGTGTATCGCCGCCTTATTATCACAATGCATGGTGATTGGTTGATCAGACTCTACTCCAAGATCCTTAAGGAGGCCTTTGAGCCATGTGAGCTCGTTGGTTAGCTTCTTCATAGCCCTATATTCCAACTTGGCACTTGATTGAGACACAACTTTctgtttcttcgacttccagGTTACTAGGTTCCCTCCAATGAATGTGCAATACCCTGTCGTGGACCTCCTATCTATTGTATCACCCGCGTAGTCCGCATCACAATAGCCGACAAGTTccgtgttgttgttctttcccatccaaatgccttgtcctGGACTACCCTTGAGATAACATAGGATCCGCTCGAGCGTTTGCCAATCAAAGTTCGTTGGAGCCTTCATGTGTTGGCTGACTTGGTTCACCGCATAGCATATGTCCGGCCTCGTGATCGTGAGATAGATAAGCTTTCCCACCAGCCTACGGTAGCGTCCCACATCTTTGTATGGTTCGTGCAACTTGTTAACTGGAGCACCGTGTGTTGgcttctccccctttcgcttgacctgGTGACCTTCCTCAAGTGGCGTTGACACCGGTTTAGCTCCTATCTTACCTGTCTCATGTAAAAGGTCAAGTGTATACTTCCTTTGAGAAAGAACAATCCCTCTGGAGAGCGAGAGATTTCTATCCCAAGGAAGTATTTAAGTTCACCTAAATCCTTAATATCAAAGGTAGAGTTAAGAAGAG encodes the following:
- the LOC109129958 gene encoding uncharacterized protein LOC109129958, which produces MNGFKRSEADHTLFTLRTNGGHVVVLVYVDDIIITGDDKDSICATKALLNSTFDIKDLGKIGAKPVSTPLEEGHQVKRKGEKPTHGAPVNKLHEPYKDVGRYRRLVGKLIYLTITRPDICYAVNQVSQHMKAPTNFDWQTLERILCYLKGSPGQGIWMGKNNNTELVGYCDADYAGDTIDRRSTTGYCTFIGGNLVTWKSKKQKVVSQSSAKLEYRAMKKLTNELTWLKGLLKDLGVESDQPITMHCDNKAAIHIATNSVFHERTKHIEVDCHKVREKIKEGVVLPCYTPSKDQLADIFTKATSHQICKYISSKLGLVDPTHP